In one Lycium barbarum isolate Lr01 chromosome 7, ASM1917538v2, whole genome shotgun sequence genomic region, the following are encoded:
- the LOC132603745 gene encoding transcription factor MYB1-like has product MGRKPCCSKEGLNKGAWTPIEDKILTDYIKVHGEGKWRNLPKKAGLKRCGKSCRLRWLNYLRPDIKRGNITQDEEDLIIRLHKLLGNRWSLIAGRLPGRTDNEIKNYWNTNIGKKLQEGISSNRQRPRSSHAKSAKPNPIAQQQKNNQEHTVPHDSQYLLQTDVGNGGSSSFSSPCLVVRTKAIKCTKVFISSQNTDQSIYETTENDNNDKAMAEENVITNTVTSSSSSLSISSLSEQQQQQQQQVSGSYSLTNLSGELENYNYNFMFGFDVDDPFLSELLNAPDLRDQILENTTSTVVGDEVGDSNYNKNEKERSYSFPPSSSQIAMFSEETQHNDLELWINGFSS; this is encoded by the exons ATGGGTAGAAAGCCTTGTTGTTCTAAAGAAGGATTAAACAAAGGGGCATGGACTCCAATAGAGGATAAAATTCTAACAGATTACATCAAAGTTCATGGTGAAGGGAAATGGAGAAATCTTCCCAAAAAAGCTG GTCTTAAAAGATGTGGAAAGAGTTGCAGACTAAGGTGGCTAAATTATCTAAGGCCAGACATTAAGAGGGGAAACATAACTCAAGATGAAGAAGATCTCATTATCAGACTTCATAAGCTTCTTGGAAACAG ATGGTCTCTGATAGCCGGAAGGCTACCAGGACGAACAGACAATGAAATCAAGAATTACTGGAACACCAACATTGGCAAAAAACTCCAAGAAGGAATATCTTCGAATCGTCAGCGCCCTCGCTCTAGTCATGCCAAATCAGCCAAGCCGAATCCAATtgcacaacaacaaaaaaataatcAAGAACACACAGTTCCTCATGATTCACAGTACTTGCTACAAACGGACGTTGGAAACGGAGGATCATCGTCTTTCTCCTCCCCGTGTTTGGTCGTCCGCACAAAGGCAATTAAGTGCACTAAAGTCTTTATCAGTTCACAAAATACTGATCAGTCAATTTATGAGACTACTGAAAATGATAACAATGACAAGGCAATGGCAGAGGAAAATGTGATAACTAATACTGTAacgtcctcatcatcatcgttatctaTTTCATCATTGTCcgagcagcagcagcaacaacaacaacaagtatcagGATCATATTCTCTAACAAATTTGTCCGGAGAACTGGAAAATTATAACTATAATTTCATGTTCGGTTTTGATGTTGACGATCCTTTTCTTTCTGAGCTTCTTAATGCACCTGATTTACGTGACCAAATTTTGGAAAATACTACAAGTACTGTTGTTGGTGATGAAGTTGGAGACAGCAATTACAACAAAAACGAAAAGGAAAGGAGCTATTCTTTTCCTCCAAGTTCTAGTCAAATTGCTATGTTCTCAGAAGAGACGCAACACAACGATTTGGAACTTTGGATTAATGGATTCTCTTCTTGA